One genomic window of Numida meleagris isolate 19003 breed g44 Domestic line chromosome 1, NumMel1.0, whole genome shotgun sequence includes the following:
- the RASL11A gene encoding ras-like protein family member 11A, which translates to MRLPGMSQPFLLAPIAECSPGPSGAELRLAVLGARGVGKSALIVRFLTKRFIGDYEPNTGSLYSRLVRLDGEQVAVHIQDTPGCLQVQDCEQAPDALSRCMKWAEGFLVVYSITDPGSYQAVRPLHQHIRQLHPDARIPIVVVGNKADLLHARQVQAKEGLQLASELGSLFLEISTSESSQGVCEVFQYLCREVSKLQHAERRRPTVIPRPRSPNMQDLKRRFKQALSPRVK; encoded by the exons ATGCGCCTGCCGGGCATGTCCCAGCCCTTCCTGCTGGCGCCCATCGCCGAGTGCTCCCCGGGGCCGTCCGGCGCCGAGCTGcggctggcagtgctgggggccCGCGGGGTCGGCAAGAGCG CGCTGATCGTGCGGTTCCTGACCAAGCGCTTCATCGGGGACTACGAGCCCAACACGGGCAGCCTGTACTCGCGCCTGGTGCGGCTGGACGGGGAGCAGGTGGCCGTGCACATCCAGGACACGCCGGGCTGCCTCCAG GTGCAGGACTGCGAGCAGGCACCGGATGCGCTGTCGAGGTGCATGAAGTGGGCAGAGGGCTTCCTCGTGGTCTACTCCATCACAGACCCCGGCAGCTACCAGGCGGTCCGGCCCCTCCACCAGCACATCCGCCAGCTGCACCCTGACGCCCGGATCCCCATTGTCGTGGTGGGGAACAAAGCGGACCTCCTCCACGCTAGGCAAGTCCAGGCCAAAGAGGGGCTGCAGTTGGCCAGTGAactgggcagcctcttcctgGAGATCTCCACCAGCGAGAGCTCGCAGGGCGTCTGTGAGGTGTTCCAGTACCTGTGCCGGGAGGTCAGCAAGCTGCAGCACGCCGAGCGTCGCCGTCCGACCGTCATCCCGCGGCCGCGCTCCCCCAACATGCAGGACCTGAAGAGACGCTTCAAGCAGGCGCTGTCGCCCAGAGTCAAatag